A section of the Ovis canadensis isolate MfBH-ARS-UI-01 breed Bighorn chromosome 1, ARS-UI_OviCan_v2, whole genome shotgun sequence genome encodes:
- the ICOSLG gene encoding ICOS ligand isoform X2 — translation MRPRSPGLLLLLLWGLQAESQEEVRAMVGSDVRLRCIYPEGNSFDLNDLFVYWQISMAGKGNADSVVTYHLSGNSSASHDDNHYKDRARLSLDSMKRGDFSLHLRNVTPQDEQKFNCLVFRKSLELEKILEVSVTLHVAANYSMPVVSGPSQDEELTFTCTSTNGYPRPNVYWINKTDNSVLDGALQNSTVSLNARGLYDVVSVLRIGRTPHVNVGCCIENVLLHQNLTSGQTETFTGTKDSITEDPVDGSPSGEHQPILGVLVVLAVIVSLAVATGWLCRSRCQPRSYTGHV, via the exons ATGCGGCCGAGGAG TCCTggactgctcctgctgctgctctggggcCTGCAAGCCG AGAGTCAAGAAGAAGTCCGAGCGATGGTGGGCAGCGATGTCCGGCTCCGCTGCATTTACCCTGAAGGAAACAGCTTTGATTTAAACGACCTTTTCGTTTACTGGCAAATCAGCATGGCGGGCAAAGGGAATGCCGACTCCGTGGTGACCTACCACCTATCCGGAAACAGCTCTGCCAGCCACGATGACAACCACTACAAGGACCGGGCTCGGCTGTCCTTGGACAGCATGAAGCGGGGTGACTTCTCTCTGCACCTGCGCAACGTCACTCCCCAGGATGAGCAGAAGTTCAACTGCCTGGTGTTTCGGAAATCCTTGGAATTAGAAAAGATTTTGGAAGTTTCGGTCACACTGCACGTGGCAG CAAACTACAGCATGCCCGTGGTCAGTGGCCCGTCCCAGGATGAGGAGCTCACCTTCACGTGCACGTCCACCAATGGCTACCCGCGGCCAAATGTGTACTGGATCAACAAGACGGACAACAGCGTGCTGGATGGCGCCCTGCAGAACAGCACGGTGTCCCTGAACGCGCGGGGCCTGTATGATGTGGTCAGTGTCCTGAGGATCGGGCGAACCCCCCACGTCAACGTGGGCTGCTGCATTGAGAATGTGCTGCTACACCAGAACCTCACGAGTGGCCAGACAG AAACGTTCACAGGAACCAAGGACAGCATCACAGAGGACCCAGTCGATGGCAGCCCCAGCGGGGAACATCAGCCGATTCTTGGCGTCCTTGTCGTGCTGGCCGTGATCGTGTCCCTGGCTGTCGCCACAGGCTGGCTGTGCAGGAGCAGGTGTCAGCCCAGAAGCTACACAG ggcacGTGTGA
- the ICOSLG gene encoding ICOS ligand isoform X1, whose product MRPRSPGLLLLLLWGLQAESQEEVRAMVGSDVRLRCIYPEGNSFDLNDLFVYWQISMAGKGNADSVVTYHLSGNSSASHDDNHYKDRARLSLDSMKRGDFSLHLRNVTPQDEQKFNCLVFRKSLELEKILEVSVTLHVAANYSMPVVSGPSQDEELTFTCTSTNGYPRPNVYWINKTDNSVLDGALQNSTVSLNARGLYDVVSVLRIGRTPHVNVGCCIENVLLHQNLTSGQTETFTGTKDSITEDPVDGSPSGEHQPILGVLVVLAVIVSLAVATGWLCRSRCQPRSYTGAQVERPELALAGHV is encoded by the exons ATGCGGCCGAGGAG TCCTggactgctcctgctgctgctctggggcCTGCAAGCCG AGAGTCAAGAAGAAGTCCGAGCGATGGTGGGCAGCGATGTCCGGCTCCGCTGCATTTACCCTGAAGGAAACAGCTTTGATTTAAACGACCTTTTCGTTTACTGGCAAATCAGCATGGCGGGCAAAGGGAATGCCGACTCCGTGGTGACCTACCACCTATCCGGAAACAGCTCTGCCAGCCACGATGACAACCACTACAAGGACCGGGCTCGGCTGTCCTTGGACAGCATGAAGCGGGGTGACTTCTCTCTGCACCTGCGCAACGTCACTCCCCAGGATGAGCAGAAGTTCAACTGCCTGGTGTTTCGGAAATCCTTGGAATTAGAAAAGATTTTGGAAGTTTCGGTCACACTGCACGTGGCAG CAAACTACAGCATGCCCGTGGTCAGTGGCCCGTCCCAGGATGAGGAGCTCACCTTCACGTGCACGTCCACCAATGGCTACCCGCGGCCAAATGTGTACTGGATCAACAAGACGGACAACAGCGTGCTGGATGGCGCCCTGCAGAACAGCACGGTGTCCCTGAACGCGCGGGGCCTGTATGATGTGGTCAGTGTCCTGAGGATCGGGCGAACCCCCCACGTCAACGTGGGCTGCTGCATTGAGAATGTGCTGCTACACCAGAACCTCACGAGTGGCCAGACAG AAACGTTCACAGGAACCAAGGACAGCATCACAGAGGACCCAGTCGATGGCAGCCCCAGCGGGGAACATCAGCCGATTCTTGGCGTCCTTGTCGTGCTGGCCGTGATCGTGTCCCTGGCTGTCGCCACAGGCTGGCTGTGCAGGAGCAGGTGTCAGCCCAGAAGCTACACAG GTGCCCAGGTGGAAAGGCCGGAGCTGGCGCTCGCGG ggcacGTGTGA